The Sporosarcina sp. Te-1 DNA window TGACAGATCGGGCGGATTTGTCACCCCTCTTTGGAGCCTTCCGAATCAGTTTGCAGAGCAACTGGGCTGTAAACTAAATGAATATGGCGGCATTCATACCGATGAATACGGAAGAACCAACGTCTGGAACGTCTATGCAGCCGGGGACACCGCCCACATCGTTCCCGCGCAGCTCGTCATCGCGGCAGGGGCTGGAAGTGCTGCCGCCATCGGAATCAATGGCGACTTGACCAATGAATTTTTTGATGGCGAATAAACCCACACGAAGCAGGTCCACTTCCATTCAGCAGTGGACCTGCATTTTCCTGTTATTCAGGTCTCTGCAAAAGGCGCTTCATCCGCGCCTCCCGCACCTTGCGCTCTTGCTCCACCGTCAGTCGATGCTTACGAAGTTGGCCATTCATCCGAGGATCTTGCGCTGTCATATCCCGCAATCCTGATGGATCCACCCTCTTTCTAGCCTTTTGGATTTCATCCTCAAAAAATAACATGTCCGACTCACCTCCCGCCGTTTGGAAACCTGCCGTTCATCTCACTTCCCCTTACCCTACCATATGCAACCAACGCCCGAGGACAAGGGGTATGTGCACAAGCATAAGAGAAAAATTAGTATCCGCATCCGGTTTACTAAACGAAAATGGAGCCGCCTCTCATAGCGCGGCTCCACTCATGTATTCAAAACCCATTCTCCATAAAGACAGTTAGGACTATCCCCAGAATTGTGCCGATGATAATCGTTGCGCTAAATAATAATGTCCGTTTCATTTTCCTCATCCCCTTACTTTCTATTACTAAAATGTATTAGTAGAGGGTAAGGAATATTCGATTGGCTTGGAGAACTAGGCGCAAATCCACCTTGAACATTCTAGTGGAAATCGTTATACTATGTATAGATAAGAAATACATTAAAAAGAGACCGTCCAATGGCTGCACATTGAACGGCCCGTGTAAATAGCAGGTTCCCACCGGGGATCGGCAAAGATAGGCTGTAACCCATCCGAGCGCTCAACTCAAGGATGGGTTATTTGTTGTTGTGAAACGACAGCATTGCAATGATTAGCGTCGCAAATGTAAAGACGAGCATTAGCGCTTCGAATACTGTCAAACGCACCACCCCCTTTCCGCGAGGGAATAGAGATGGCCAACCACCCTTGAGTCACCATGCCATTACTCTTTTATTTTACCACACATACGTTCGTATCTAAAGTGCCATCCGGTCTATTTATTATGTTTTCATCAGAAAAAATGACACTTGCTACAGGAACATGACAGAATAAGTAAATAAAAATCGCATTACTCTTTTTTTAATGAATACATACAAAAAGGGGCTCCTATAATTAGGAAGCCCCACCCTTCAATTTTCCTATGTTTTTGTTATAATCCCTTGGATCAACGGACCATCAATCTTGAAATCCATTCGCTTAACGTACTTTTATCAATAAACGGGGCAAGACGGGCGAGTGTGTCAGGATCCATTTGATCCAGCCCTTTTTCATTCACAATCTTTTTCAAACTTTCTCGATCTAAAAACGGAGCCAACGACATGAGTTGACGATCACTTAACATGCCAGCATCCATCTCTTCAACCAACCGACGGAGCATGTCTTTGCTGACAAACGGAGCCAAGCGGAGCATGACCTTCCATTCCAATTTTCCTTCCAGCACCTGATCCACAAGCTGATCCATCCGTTCTTTTGACAAAAATGGGGCGAGACGAGTAATCTGGTCTCCATCCAGACGGTCAAAAGAGGCCTGATCGACGATTTGATCTAAAACTTGACGACTGACAAATGGGGCAAGCGAGGAGACCCGTTTCCAGTCATACGACTGCGCTCCTACCTGCACGATTAGCTTATCCAAAAGGTCTGTTTCCACAAAAGGGGCAAGCTTCATAAGTATATCCATATCAAACATTCGGGGTTCGACACGCTCCGCCACATCGGCAATTTCAGTTGCCTTCAATAACGGCGCTACCTCAATCAGACCGTTCATATCTACTTCCGCCGCATTGATCATACCGGCCACATCTTCCCTCCGGTTTTCCGATAATCCCCTCACCATGCGTCCCATATTGCTTCCATACCGGTTCAAATCCCCTGCACTCATCAAATCGTCTACGGATGTTTCAAACACATCTGCTATGTGAGGCAACATTGAAATATCGGGCAATGAATCCCCCCGCTCCCATTTTGAAATCGCCTGATGGCTCACATGAAGCCGATCCGCCAACTCCACTTGTGTCCAATCCCGCTCTTTTCTCAATTTTGAAATATAGCTCCCGATCCGGTTTGCATCTAACATTCCAACCATCTCCTTGTTTTTTTATCAGCGCGCACTGTTGTATTGAGCGTACCATATCCCTTGCAAGGAGCCTATCAACGGTTGGTTGAATCGAGATTCTACCTATGGTTGAAGGAACGTAAACCACTAGGTCATTCGAGCAATTGCTCTTTTAGTCCTTCTACAATAGTTGTATCAATTTGACAGGCTTTATGTAGATAGTCCTCCACCGACCCATATTCCCTCGTTATTTCCGAATAGATATGATGTAAATACTCTGGTTTCGCTTCCATAATGTATTTCACTCTCTCGGGCGTAACTCGAAAAAGACTCAACCATCCCATCAACCGACTTAGTTTTTCAAGCCGCTTGGCATAGAACTGATTCGTAAGCAGATAATTTTCTTCCACCTTTTCATACGGTACGCCAACCAACAACTGTATAATCGCCGAGATAATGCCCGTTCGATCTTTACCTGCCGAACAATGGATGACGGCAGGCAGATTTTCTGGCGATGCTAGCAGACGTAGAATATCATTTACATAGGATGTCCGTTCAAAAATAATCCTTCGATAATAATCTCTAATAAAGCGGTCAAATTGTTCTTCTCCCTGCTTACCAAACAGAAAACCTAGAATCTTCCTTCTGTCCCCATCCTGGGTTTCATACTGTTGTAAAGGAACATTAACTATATGTAGTGTATCGTTTGCCTGTATTTTGGCCGGTTTGGATTGATATTCACCCTCCGTACGCAAGTCACAAATAAGCTTAATGTTCAATTGTTCAAATTTTTTTATATCATTCTCTGTTAACTTTGATAGAGCACCAGAGCGAAATAACACGCCCGTTTTCATTCTAGAGCCATCTGTCGTTCGATATCCTCCAATGTCTCTAAAGTTCGCTAACTTCTCAAATTGGTTCAATGTAATCCTCCATAATTTGTTTCAAAATACTTTTGTTGCAACGACCATAGGCTGTTTCACTTTACGGAATGGATAAAGTTAGATTCTCTTCATCAAACCGGCCGATAAACTTTCCCACCCCTTTGATGACTACACCATGTTCTAGCATTTCCGGCTGCTCATTCAACATGATCTTCAGTTGATGGCAATCGAATAAATGATCCACGTACTCGGCAATGACAGGCTGTTGAAACAAATATTCCTGTTCATTGATGAAGATACGCAAAAAATGCTTATGCAAAGCCACCTTCTCCCCTGCAATGATATTCATTGGATCAATCCCCGTTATCCGAATAGAACCGTGAATAGTCAAAACGACTGGTGCCTGCCGTTCGACTTCCAACAACGCCTCTGCCCTTTCCTCTCGGATACATTCCAGGGTGGCCACCGTTTCCTCCGTGATTTGGACAGCTTCCACCTCGCTGTTCTCCACATCTACAAACTGAAGAAAAAATGAATAAAGGGACCTGTCTGTTTCCATGAATGCCACTTGCCAATCCGGGCATAGCTGATCTAGCAGCAGACAGATAAATAACCCCGAACTATAACAGCTTCGCCGAACATGACGAACCGATTCTTCTTTATCCAGCAAGGATTCCCCATACTGTTGGATTGCTTCATTAAATGGCAACCCACTTTGATCGGCAAACGCCTTCAACTCCACATACCACGCTGGACCTTCCACAGTTTCTGTTAACAGCTCATATGAAATGAAATCCTCTATCCTTCCAGCACGAGCTTCTCGTTGAAGTATGAATTGGCGAAGATGCGCCGCCCTCGCTGTTGAATCTGTTTCCATAACAGCATGATATAGGTGAAACCGTTCCCGATTACGCCTCTCTGCATTATCTGCCAGGAGCGGATAAGTGATTCCCTTGAGTTCATCCGGAAACCGCGTTTCACCCAGGACATGCTGATGGCCATGGAACATTTCATGAACCAATACAGCGTATATAGTCGCATCATCCGGGCAACTGTCCCAATGAACAATCGCAGTCGGATAGTCTTGGAACAGGATGAGAGTATTCCCCATGAATGCCTCGCTCCACGGAAGACAAACAAACGGCGATTCCGGGAAATTAGGATGATTGAATACATAAACCGATTTGTCGTCATAGACGGCATAGGCTACCTTTTGAAAATTCGGCCAGTAAATTGTTACATCTGTTGTTGACAAAGAATGGATCAATTTCGTCATCTGTATTGCCATGTTGACGACCCCCTATTAATTTATTTCAATCTACTAGTTCTGTACGGAACGAAAACAGGTTTGGTTCCCTCGGCTACTGATTGAAATGGACTCATTTGATGCCTGCGTCTAGAATTATAAATCGAAAAGGCATATGAGACGTTGGCGAGGAGCATTTTTATCTGCACATTGCACATAGAGCCTGTAATTTAAATATTTTTTAATTTATCCGGATTTCTAATGAAATATAAGTTTTGAATTACATTCTTGTGAACTTGCATTAATGCCACAGTGTCGACTTTATTACCCGTCCGATAAACAACTCCAATTTGGCCATTTATTTCTGCAACCTCTACCATATCATTACCTAGCGCTGTTTTTCGCTTAATACCTAAAAGGAACCGGGCGACATGATCACTCGATTGAATTGGACGGATTGCTGCAAACGCCTTTCCTCCTCCGTCAGAAATTAATGTGACATCTTCCGCTAAAACGGAAAGAATTTTATTCATGTCGCCTTGTTCGAGGGCAGACAAAAACCGCTCAATCCATTTTCTTTCTATAACTTCTTCTATCAAGTCTTCGGTACTTGTTCCTATCTTTTCTCTAGCACGACTGACCAGCTTGCGGCAATTCACTTCACTTTTTCCAATGATCTTTGCAATTTCGGAATACTTAAAGGAAAGAGCGTGATGAAGTACGAATGCAGCCCGCTCCGCAGCTGTCAGCTTTTCTAGTAAAACGAGTATTGCATACGATAACAGTTCGTTTTGAATAACAGATCCAATCAATTCATCATCGGAAGTACGAATTGGTTCTGGCAGCCATTGACCAACGTACTGCTCCCGCTTTCTACGAGCGGATTTTAATATATCCAGAGACCGGTTCGTTGCCATCTTACACAGATAAGCCTTCGGTTCAACAATACGATCTAATTCCATATCATGTAATTTCATAAAAACATCCTGAACTACATCCTCCGCATCGACAGCAGAGCCGGTTAACTGGTACGCTAACGTGAAGAGGAGTCTTCTATATTGAACATAATAATTTTCGATTTCTTGGCGCTCCATTCATTTCCACTACCTGTCTATCGTTTAATCAAACTCGCCATGTCCCACGTCCATTTTCTAATGAACCAGCCTAGTTTCCCAGATACCGTCAGATTCAGTCCCCATCGTCTAATCCAAACAATCCCCTGTCCCGGACCAAGGGATATACAAAAGAAATCCATATAACTTTTGTGTGATGGCACCCGCCTGCCTTTCCTATCTGCTAATATAATCCGGCCAAGTGTTGCTGCCTGGGCTGTAGCTTCCTTACATGTCTTTCCATCTGGCTTGCCACTAGTTGGATCGATAATATGTGCACAGTCTCCAATACAGTATACGTCTTGAAGTCCCTTCACCCGATAACTTGCATCTACTATCACGCATCCCTCACTCGTAAGAGGCAACCCAAAATTCTTGACAGATGGGTTAGGCAAGAGTCCCAATGTCCAGATGCATAGACCAACTGGAAGCGTTTCACCGTTTGAAAGCGTGACTATGCCCTCTGCTTCCTTTAACGCCTTACACTCGTGTTTAATTGTAACGCCTCTGTGTACAAGCGCGTGTTCCAATCCACGACCTACTTTAGCTGGACCTTCCTTGAAAAGTCGATTCTGGGAATTCAAAAGAACGATCTTCACTTCACTTGGGTCGAGTCCTAATGCTTTTGCATCGGCACGAACGGAATGCGCCAGTTCAGCTGATGTTTCCATTCCGCTAATGCCAGCGCCAGCCACAGCAATTGTCATGAGTGCAGACCGCAATGCCGAATCTGGTTCATATCTCGCCTTATATAGATTGGAACGCCATTTCTGTTGGATTTCCCTTGCAGACTCTATATCACTTAAAACAATCCCCCCTTGCGCTGGATTCGGTTTACGAATCCTACTCCCTACAGCAAGGACGAGGCTATCATACTTCAGACAATGCTTCTGACTCAGACTGTCTTGGTACTGAATTCTCTTATGTTCCGTCTCGATATTTGTTACCGTGGCCTGAATAATTTCCACACCTTGTGGAAAGATCTTTTTCAGCGGAACGGTAATCTCCTGCTCGCCAACGGCTGGTTTAAAAAGCAATACTTTACGAAGATGATATGGATTCTTATCAATCAATATAATCCGAAGCGTTTGTTTAGCAGATGTAGTACCCACATATTTTTGAATCGATGTAACAGCGTGAATACCTGCATATCCGCCTCCTACCACTACACATGTCATCACAGTCACGGTGATCACTCCTACTCTCGTTTTTCATATAACGAGAGTAGACACTGTTTTGTGACAGACTTTAATATTGATCCCAATTTAAAATCATAGACGGTAGACAATTGTTTTTTCTAATGGAACAACTGTAAGTATTCAATGGCGCGATAAGCACCATGAGAGAAAATGAAAAATGCTAGCTCCTTAATGCAGGAACTAGCCATTATCAAAGTCAAATCGCCGACATGCCCTCCAGCAATGCCTTTGCATCGGTATTTAAATAATGATGAATATCCTCCCGCAGGAGCAATTCGGGATTTTCCGCTATCGACAACTTCAGCCCCCGCACATTGAACGTGGACGCATAGTTATTAATATAATGGATCTGATTCATCTCTTGCCGATTCAACGGCCGGATTCCCGTTTCCATCATGGACGCCAGCACATCCACCAACTCCCGGACATTCCGCTTCAGGACATGGCGATTCTCCTGCAATGCCCCCATATTATCCTCAATCAATTGCCTCGCCGATACTAAATCCGACTGCTCCAAACACCCCTGAATCGTATGCATAACTCTCTCCAGATGCACGCCAACTCCTCCTCCACTTCCCCTATATGGAACCGTCATACTTTATACCATAAATATACCAACGTTTTGATGGGATGGGAAGGGGTTTTGGATGGAAAGGCAGCTATGGTTTAATTCACCGCCTTCACTTTTTCTGGGGCAGAAGTCCTTTGGTAATCGTCCGAAGAAGTCCTGTCCAAATGGCCTTTCCAACACTTAGGGTTAGAAAGACAATTAGAACAAATACCAAAAACCCCAGAAATGTATTTGAAATTTGTCCAGCCAGCCAATTGCCTCCATAGTAAATAGCGACATATGCAACAGCTACCACACCTAAAAATGAGAGGACAATCCAAACTCTTTGGAAGGATGTTAACTTCTTCCATATATCTTTATTTTTATATACAATTATTAAAACTAAAACTGCGGATACTAACAACGATAAACTATCCATTAGACGGAACCGCCCTTTATAAAACTACAGGAATACATTAAGAAAAGTTTCGGCTAAATGGTCTATCAAAAAGACTCCGAATTCGCGAGGAATTCCATGTTCTGCTTCTCGACCGTTCGTTGTCTGCGCCATTGAAGAATCATCATGAATAAAGCGACTATCAGGACAAACCCCAAATGCAACACTGGAGCCAATTGTATTTGTAGGAGGGCGGGGTCATAGCCAGCGTGAAACATTCGGCGATCGAGAACCTGTATGTTAAAT harbors:
- a CDS encoding putative holin-like toxin, which gives rise to MRLTVFEALMLVFTFATLIIAMLSFHNNK
- a CDS encoding helix-turn-helix domain-containing protein; protein product: MLDANRIGSYISKLRKERDWTQVELADRLHVSHQAISKWERGDSLPDISMLPHIADVFETSVDDLMSAGDLNRYGSNMGRMVRGLSENRREDVAGMINAAEVDMNGLIEVAPLLKATEIADVAERVEPRMFDMDILMKLAPFVETDLLDKLIVQVGAQSYDWKRVSSLAPFVSRQVLDQIVDQASFDRLDGDQITRLAPFLSKERMDQLVDQVLEGKLEWKVMLRLAPFVSKDMLRRLVEEMDAGMLSDRQLMSLAPFLDRESLKKIVNEKGLDQMDPDTLARLAPFIDKSTLSEWISRLMVR
- a CDS encoding tyrosine-protein phosphatase, with amino-acid sequence MNQFEKLANFRDIGGYRTTDGSRMKTGVLFRSGALSKLTENDIKKFEQLNIKLICDLRTEGEYQSKPAKIQANDTLHIVNVPLQQYETQDGDRRKILGFLFGKQGEEQFDRFIRDYYRRIIFERTSYVNDILRLLASPENLPAVIHCSAGKDRTGIISAIIQLLVGVPYEKVEENYLLTNQFYAKRLEKLSRLMGWLSLFRVTPERVKYIMEAKPEYLHHIYSEITREYGSVEDYLHKACQIDTTIVEGLKEQLLE
- a CDS encoding RNA polymerase sigma-70 factor yields the protein MENYYVQYRRLLFTLAYQLTGSAVDAEDVVQDVFMKLHDMELDRIVEPKAYLCKMATNRSLDILKSARRKREQYVGQWLPEPIRTSDDELIGSVIQNELLSYAILVLLEKLTAAERAAFVLHHALSFKYSEIAKIIGKSEVNCRKLVSRAREKIGTSTEDLIEEVIERKWIERFLSALEQGDMNKILSVLAEDVTLISDGGGKAFAAIRPIQSSDHVARFLLGIKRKTALGNDMVEVAEINGQIGVVYRTGNKVDTVALMQVHKNVIQNLYFIRNPDKLKNI
- a CDS encoding NAD(P)/FAD-dependent oxidoreductase encodes the protein MTCVVVGGGYAGIHAVTSIQKYVGTTSAKQTLRIILIDKNPYHLRKVLLFKPAVGEQEITVPLKKIFPQGVEIIQATVTNIETEHKRIQYQDSLSQKHCLKYDSLVLAVGSRIRKPNPAQGGIVLSDIESAREIQQKWRSNLYKARYEPDSALRSALMTIAVAGAGISGMETSAELAHSVRADAKALGLDPSEVKIVLLNSQNRLFKEGPAKVGRGLEHALVHRGVTIKHECKALKEAEGIVTLSNGETLPVGLCIWTLGLLPNPSVKNFGLPLTSEGCVIVDASYRVKGLQDVYCIGDCAHIIDPTSGKPDGKTCKEATAQAATLGRIILADRKGRRVPSHKSYMDFFCISLGPGQGIVWIRRWGLNLTVSGKLGWFIRKWTWDMASLIKR